The window gaaggcaagacattcgttgctaagaatggatcctttctagagaaggagtttctctcgaaagaagtgagtgggaggaaagtagaacttcatgaggtaactgtacctgctcccttattggaaagtagttcatcacagaaatctgttcctgtgactcctacaccaattagtgaggaagttaatgatgatgatcatgtaacttcagatcaagttactaccaaacctcgtaggtaaaccagagtgagatccacaccagagtggtacggtaatcctgttctggaggtcatgttatttgaccatgacgaacctacgaactatgaggaagcaatgatgagcccagattccacaaaatggcttgaggccatgaaatctgagatgggatccatgtatgagaacaaagtatggactttgattgacttgcccaatgatcggcgagccataaaaataaatggatcttcaagaggaagacagacgctgatagtagtgttactatctacaaagctagacttgtcggaaaaagttttttgacaaagttcaaggtgttgactacgatgagattttctcactcgcagcgatgcttaagtctgtccgaatcatgttagcaattgccgcattttatgaaatctggcaaatggataaacaaaactgcattccttaatggatttattaaagaagagttgtatatgatgcaaccggaaggttttgtcaatcctaaaggtgctaacaaaatatgcaagctccagcgatccatctgtggactggtgcaagcatctcggagttggaatacacgctttgataagttgatcaaaggatatagttttatatagacttgcgatgaagcctgtatttacaagaaagtgagtgggagcactacagcatttctgataagtatatgtgaatgacatattgttgatcggaaataatgtagaattattctgcaaagcataaaggagtgtttgaaaggagtttttcaaagaaagacctcggtgaagctgcttacatattgagcatcaagatctatagagatagatcgagacgcttgataagtttttttcaatgagtacattccttaacaagattttgaagtagttcaaaatggaacagtcaaagaaagagttcttgcctgtgttacaaggtgtgaaattgagtaagactcaaagcccgaccacggcagaagatagaaagagaatgaaagtcattccctatgcctcggccataggttctataaagtatgccatgctgtgtaccagatctattgtataccctacactgattttggcaagggagtacaatagtgatctaggagtagatcactggacagcggtcaaaattatccttagtggaataaggatatgtttctcgattatggaagtgacaaaaggttcgtcgtaaagggttacgtcgatgcaagttttgacactaaatctagatgactctaagtctcggtctagatacatattgaaagagggagcaattagctagagtagctccgtgcagagcattgtagacatagaaatttgcaaaatacttacggatctgaatgtgacagacccgttgactaaaattatctcacaatcaaaacatgatcacaccttagtactctttgggtgttaatcacatagcgatgtgaactagattattgactctagtaaaccctttgtgtgttggtcacatagagatgtgaactatgggtgttaatcatatggtgatgtgaattattgatgttaaatcacatggcgatgtgaactagattattgactctagtgcaagtgggagactgaaggaaatatgccctagaggcaataataaagtattatatatttccatatatcatgataaatgtttattattcatgctagaattgtattaaccagaaacataatacaagtgtgaatacatagacaaacagagtgtcactagtatgcctctacttgactagctcgttaatcaaagatggttatgtttcctagccatagacatgagttgtcatttgattaatgggatcacctcattaggagaatgacgtgattgacttgacccattcagttagcttagcacccgatcgtttagtatgttgctattgctttcttcatgacttatacatgttcctatgactatgagattatgcaactcccgtttaccggaggaacactttgtgtgctatcaaacgtcacaacgtaaatgggtgattataaaggtgctctacaggtgtctccaaaggtacttgttgggttggcgtatttcgagattaggatttgtcactccgattgtcggagaggtatctctgggcccactcggtaatgcacatcactataagccttgcaagcattgtgactaatgagttagttgcgggatgatgtattacggaatgagtaaagagacttgtcggtaacgagattgaactaggtatcgagataccgacgatcgaatctcgggcaagtaacataccgatgacaaagggaacaacgtatgttgttatgcggtttgaccgataaagatcttcgtagaatatgtgggagccaatatgaacatccaggttccgctattggttattgaccggagaggtgtctcggtcatgtctacatagttctcgaacccgtagggtccgcacgcttaacgttacgatgacagttttattatgagtttatgtatgttgatgtaccaaaggagttcggagtcccggatgagatcggggacatgacgaggagtctcgaaatggtcgagacgtaaagatcgatatattggacgactatattcggacttcggaaaggttccgagtgattcgggtatttttcagagtaccagagagttacaggaattcgtattgggccttaatgggccacacgggaaagaagagaaagaccccaaagggtggccgcacccctccccatgggctagtccgaattggactagggagggggggcgcccccttccttctttttcctccccccttcccttctcctactcccacaaggaaagtaggagtcctactcccggtgggagtaggactccccccttgggcacgccacctccccttggccggccctctcctccttgctcctttatatacgggggcaggggggcaccccaaggacacacaattgatatacgatattttagccgtgtgcggtgccccccttcaccatattacacctcgataataccgttgcggagcttaggcgaagccctgcgtcggtggaacatcatcatcgtcaccacaccgtcgtgctgatgaaactcctcaacactcggttggatcggagttcgagggacgtcatcgagctgaacgtgtgcagaactcggaggtgccgtgcgttcggtacttgatcggtcggatcgtgaagacgtacgactacatcaaccgctttgtgataacgcttccgctgtcggtctacgagggtacgtggacaatactctcccctctcgttgctatgcatcaccatgatcttgcgtgttcataggaatttttttgaaattactacgttccccaacaggttcgagcttttcaggttgtagtttcttgacataagcatcgcatccccaaacttgcagaaatgacagcttaggtttcttcccaaaccataattcatacggtgtcgtctcaacggatttcgacggagccctatttaaagtgaatgcggcagtctctaaagcatatccccaaaatgatagcggtaggtcggtaagagacatcatagatcgcaccgtgtccaacagagtgcgattacgacgttcggacacaccattacgctgaggtgttccaggcggcgtcagttgtgaaacaattccacatttccttaagtgcgtgccaaattcgtgactcaaatattctcccccacgatctgatcgtaagaactttattttcttgtcacgttgattctcaacctcattctgaaattctttgaacttttcaaaggtctcagacttgtgtttcattaagtagacatacccatatctacttaagtcatcagtgagggtgagaacataacgataaccaccgcgagcctcaacgctcattggaccgcacacatcagtatgtatgatttccaataagttggttgctcgctccattgttccggagaacggagtcttggtcattttgcccatgaggcatggttcgcacgtgtcaaatgattcataatcaagagactccaaaagtccatctgcatggagtttcttcatgtgttcTAAACCAaggtgaccaaggcggcagtgccacaagtatgtgggactatcattatcaaccttacatcttttggcattcacactatgaatatgtgtaacatcacgttcgagattcaataagaataaaccattgaccagcggagcatgaccataaaacatatctctcatataaatagaacaacaattattctcagatttaaatgagtagccatctcgcattaaacaagatccagatacaatgttcatgctcaaagctggcactaaataacaattattgaggtttaaaactaatcgcgtaggtaaatgtagaggtagcgtgccaacagcgatcacatcgaccttggaaccattcccgacgcgcatcgtcacctcgtccttcgccagtctccgcttattccgtagctcctgttttgagttacaaatatgagcaaccgaccggtatcaaatacccaggagctactacgagcgctggtaaggtacacatcaataacatgtatatcacatatacctttggtattaccgccttcttatccgctaagtacttggggtagttccgcttccagtgaccgttcccttgcaataaaagcactcagtctcaggcttgggcccatgctttggcttcttcccggcaactggcttaccgggcgcggcaacccccttgccgtccttcttgaagttcttcttacccttgcctttcttgaaactagtggttttattgaccatcaacacttgatgttcctttttgatctccacctccgctgatttcagcattgaatatacctcaggaatggtcttttccatcccctggatattgaagttcatcacaaagctcttgtagctaggtgggagcgactgaaggattctgtcaacgaccgcgtcatccggaagattaactcccagctgagataagcGATTGTGTAagccagacattttgagtatgtgctcggtgacagaactattctcctccatcttacaactgtagaacttgtcggagacttcatatctcttgacccgggcatgagcttggaaaaccattttcagctcttgaaacatctcatatgctccgtgctgctcaaaacgcttttggagccccggttctaagctgtaaagcatgccgcactaaaccagggagtaatcatcaacacgtgcttgccaggcgttcataatgtcttggttTGCTGgtacgggtgcttcacctagcggtgctttcaggacatatgctttcctggcagctatgaggatgatcctcaagtaccggacccagtccgtatagttgctaccatcgtctttcagcttggttttctctaggaacgcgttgaagttgaggttgacattagcgtgggccatttgatctacaagacatattgtaaaggttttagactaagttcatgatatttaaattcatctaatcaaattattaatgaactcccactcagacagacatccctctagtcatctaagtgatacatgatccgagtcaactaggccgtgtccgatcatcacgtgagacggactagtcatcatcggtgaacatcttcatgttgatcgtatctgctatacgactcatgctcgacctttcggtctcttgtgttccgaggccatgtctgtacatgctaggctcgtcaagtcaacctaagtgtattgcgtgtgtaaatctggcttacacccgttgtatgcgaacgttagaacctatcacacccgatcatcacgtggtgcttcggaacaacgaaccttcgcaacggtgcatagttagggggaacactttcttgaaattttagcgagggatcatcttatttatgctaccgtcgttctaagcaaataagatgtaaaacatgataaacatcacatgcaatcaaatagtgacatgatatggccaatatcattttgctccttttgatctccatcttcggggcgccatgatcatcatcgtcaccggcatgacaccatgatctccatcatcatgatctccatcatcgtgtcttcatgaagttgtctcgccaactattacttctactactatggctaacggttagcaataaagtaaagtaattacatgacgttccagtggacacgcaggtcataaataaattaagacaactcctatggctcctgccggttgtcatactcatcgacatgcaagtcgtgattcctattacaagaacatgatcaatctcatacatcacatatatcattcatcacatccttctggccatatcacatcacatgacatttgctgcaaaaacaagttagacgtcctctaattgttgttgcaaatttttacgtggctgctataggtttctagcaagaacgtttcttacctatgacaaaaccacaacgtgatatgccaatttctatttacccttcataaggatccttttcatcgaatccgatccgattaaagtgggagagacagacacccgctagccaccttatgcaactagtgcatgtcagtcggtggaacctgtctcacgtaagcgtacatgtaaggtcggtccaggccgcttcaacccacgatgccgccgaatcaagataagactagtaacgacaagtaaattgacaaaatcgacgcccacaacaacttgtgttctactcgtgcatagaaactacgcatagacctagctcatgatgccactgttgggggtcgttgcagaaattaaatttttttctacgcatcaccaagatcaatctatggagtttactagcaacgagaggggagtgcatcttcatacctttgaagatcatgatgcggaagcgttgcaagaacgcggttggaggagtcgtacacgtagcgattcagatcgcggcagaatccgatccaagcaccgaacaacggtgcctccgcgttcaacacacgtgcagcccggtgacgtcccccgtgccttgatccagcaaggaggagggagaggttgaggaagaaggctccaacagcagcacgacggcgtggtgttggtggagtggcagttctccggcagggctttgccaagctcacgcggaggaggagaggtgttggggaggggaggggctgcgccttggatgtggtgctgcagccctccctccacccctctatttatagggagaagggggaagggggccggaccctctagatgagatctagagggggggcggcggccaagggggagggggcttgccccccaagcaaggggggcgcccccctttagggttccccccaaccctaggcgcatgggccctaggggggatggcgcccagcccacttagggtctggttcccttccacctacagcccataaggccctccggggcaggtggaccctcccggtggacccccggaacccctccggtggtcccggtacaataccggtatacccccgaatatttccggtgaccgtatgatgacttcccatatataaatcttcacctccggaccaatccggaactcctcatgacgtcccggatctcatccgggactccgaacaacattcggtaatcacatacaaaccttccttataaccgtagcgtcatcgaaccttaagtgtgtagaccctacgggttcgggaatcatgcagacatgaccgagacacctctctagccaataaccaacagcgggatctggatacccatgttggctcccacacgttccacgatgatctcatcggatgaaccacgatgtcgaggattcaagcaatcccttatacaattccctttgtcaatcggtacgttacttgcccgagattcgatcgttagtatcccaatacctcgttcaatctcgttaccggcaagtcactttactcgttccgtaatgcatgatctcgtgaccaactacttggtcacattgagctcattatgatgatgcattaccgagtgggcccagagatacctctccgtcatacggagtgacaaatcccagtccactacaagaaatatgtcaacttgtgaccctcactattggtctctgaaaggtcattgtttttcatttgcgaccttttttgaccaaaaacagatggtcaaaagctggcggtgGTAAACTGAAATTCACGACCTTCTTCGGGATAAGGTCGTATACGTTtacgaccaaaacaaaaggtcgtGGAACCCATGACCTTCTGTTTTGGTCACTGGCTGTCTGCCtaggccacgtcggatccgacgtggcaatctgaCGTGGAAAATTGTGACCAATTGAATTGGTCGTTGGTAAGATTCAGCCCAGTCCAATTCGGTGTTCTACGTGGGACAAGCCCATTAATTCAGTCTTTTATATATTTTTCCCTATTAATTTTGGTCAGCTACATGGGCCAGGCCCAACATTATAGCCTTTTTATTTTTGGGCTGTAgcctttgtttttctttttttatgcACCCCAATTGTCAAATTCTGGTAAATAGGTCCCAAATGTGGCGTTTTGGTTCGTGGGACCCTGCTATCAAGGTCATGTTCTTCAGATTTCAATATACCAATACAGAAAACTGACACAATACTTTAAGTAACAACAAGAAGCAATCTGCTACATCATATAACATACGTACAATGTGATTAGCATCAAGTTTACAATTGGATAACAACTCTACAAGTGTACAGTCTACCACATGATTATCACATGAGCCCTACAAGTGTACAGTCTACCACATGAGTCTACCACATGAGTCTACAAGTGTAGAGTCTACATCATATAACACACATACAAATAGGATCAGCCTAAAGGGCTTCATTACTCCCAGAACTAGCTCCAATGAGCTAGAACTATGCTTCTTCCAACTTCTTTGTCCCGATGCTCGCGAAGAAACATGAAAGGCCAGCATCTGCACGTTATAGAACAAAATGATTAGGAACAAAATAAGAGTAAATCTGACAGCATATTTACTTTGCAAGGAACCACAACATATTTCTGCAGAAAAAGAACATGTATGCAAACCAACCACCAAACAAATAACGAGCTGGTTCATCTTATACCAGAATAAAAAGAACACCGACAAGGAATAGAAGCATTCCTTGGTTTTCAAGCACACCAATTCATAGACATGATTTGGATATGGAAAAGAAAAACATAGCAACAAGATATAATCATAGAAAGTCGGCCATCCTACTATTCAATAAATGGTTCAGATTTCACCGTAACAAAACACTTAACAAGCTCAACACTTGTATTTTTGCTTGCTGCAATCTAAACAACATCACCACAAGTTCTATGATGCATCCAAACTAGTGAACTTTGTGCATAGATCAAATCGAATCGAAGAGAGAAGGGGAAGGGAAGGGCTACCTTGAGGATCGAATCGAATCAGCCTGCTTCTTCCTGCCATCTTCTTGTGAACAGCCTTCTTCTTCCTGCCATCAGCAGAAAGCTTTTTAAGAAGTACAACAGGAGAAACGTTTCATACAACGGAAAGTGGGACTTGATCAACATCCACTAACTTCACAAAAGAAAACACCTATCCAGGCAATAATTTCCCCCTGATTAAATAAGACAGCATGCCTGTTAAAAAAAACTAGGCTCATTTACTTCTTCATGGGATTCAGATAAAAAACGGTTCAAAAGGGACCTATCCAAGAACCACATGTTAAGATCTAGAGAATGGACGTAAATTATTTGACCATCGACATTCCCTGATCAAGGTAAACTGTAGCTAACTAGCTGATTGACCAATCAGAAAATGTATAAAGTAACCACCAATGCAACAGATTATGTTCTACTTCTAACGCATTCATTCATAAGCGAAACATGGTGAACTGGAATATAGAACTCATCGACATAGGGAGACTTGATCCACATCCAACAAATAGACACGAGCTAGATTTGAGGAAGTCAGTCAAACAAATCTGTAAAAGTAAGCATTCATGCCTGCTGGATTTGTAAGCAATTAGTTGATCCACCAAACGGGAAAGAGCATTGACAGCATTAAATTGCAGAAGCAAAACTACCAGCAACCCAAAATCACCCAAATCACTAGTTGATTAGCAACAAACAAGATGCGCGTGCGTGGTAATTCGAAGAAGAAACGGCCCTGCCGACAACGGCGCCGCCCATGACAAGGAGCTGCCCTGTACAATCCACCAATTAGTATACATTACATGACAGGTTATTTACTACTCCATAAGTACATAAGTAGTATTTGTATCAGTACAACTACACTGGCACGTAGTACAAACATGGTATCTCAGCATTCACTTGTAGGTGGCATCTGTATATACCTAGAGGTTAGCTCATCTTTTTATGTCAAGAATAGAAATCATATAGATTTCCTTGAATAACATAGGAGAAGAAAAATGTTCAGCAAATATGTATCACAAATTTAATGATGAGACAAGGCTAGATGAAGACATTTTCTAATTGACAAGCACCCAAATATATACAGGCACCAGTTCAGGAAATTCATGACTTGGACAGTGTATTAATAGTAGATATAACGAACTAATGTACTTGTACTTGATCTAGTTGAATACATGCAGAATAAGGTCATGGTATAATTTGAATAGGATCAATAAGCCATTTATGTTGCCTTTCATCCAAATTTGATGTATTTCCATGCTAAGGTGCATACGATTGTATTTCCGTGAGGGGGGTTATTTCATATCCCTTAATTTTAATACATTGGCATGATAACATGCTAGCTTTGGCAACATTAAGACAATCAATTAATCTGCACCGAGCAAACATGAATAGGATTGAAGGAATAAATTTTGTTCAGATTCAATTATGTATAACACATTCACAACAGATTTAATTGGAAGCAACTTAAACTGCTGCATGAAGGAAACGTCTGTGGACCGCTCCGCCATGTAAACAGCTGAATTTGAATAAATATAAACATGTAACAAAATGGAAATGTTATGATATCTCTATTGCATGAGTTTTTATCATCAATCGCATCTTGACTCGGCAGATCTACCCGACTTCGTACCCGAAAGTCCCCATCACCAGCGTAGACACATGGCTGTGTCGTCTTCGTGCTGGATCTCGGCCAGACCAAAGTCAGCAACCTGCACAAGACAGAAAAAGCCCCATCACGCTCTGAGATGAACATTCAGAATATATCTTCCAAGCACATGTACGCATGCATGTCCCAGTTGAATAAAAGACTTCATTTTAATAGTTGGATTCCGGAGACAATTCTTAGTGCTTCAAATCATTCAGTTATCTGAATTAACAGTACAGAAAAGAATTAAAGATCTCAATGACAGTAGTAATTGGAGGGATAAATCAACACTTGTTCTAAGGACAATAAGATGATTGGTGCCAGGCAGCGTGGGGTCTCATCAGTCACCAAGCCGAACATCAGTGGCTTATCTCCTCTAAAAGTGCAACCTTATTTTGCATCTACACTAGCCCCTAATCGTGCAACAATTTACAGTAATTTGAGGAGTATTTGCTAGGATCATGATGACAATTTTAGATTAAATTGCAGTGTTTGTCATCCACAGTTGTATGGTTCTATCTAGGATTACATAAAAACAGAGAAAACAGGGAGCTACCCAGCATCCATGACTAGAGCTAGTAGTAGGAACACATGGTACAGTAGTAGAGCCGCAGCACAACTACTGTCAGCCGGCAAGGCATGCATTGTACTACCTACTCATGGTTCAGAGAGCCATCTCGCTGAACCTGAACCTGAATGGTCTTGGCAATCCCTGACAGAACTTGAACTATCAGATGCGCATGATTGGGAGTAGTAGTACGTACAGGAGGATGTTGAGCGGTAGGCCCCTGTCAGCGAAGTCGGCTGCGAAGTTGCGGCCTGGCGCATGGTCTCGGCGGCGGTGAGGTTCCAAGCAGCTATGACGACgtgggtgttggaaatatgccctagaggcaataataaatggttattattatatttctttgttcatgataatagtctattgttcatgctataattgtattgtccggaaatcgtaatacatgtgtgaatacatagaacacaatatgtccctagtaagcctctagttgactagttcgttgatcaacagatagtcatggtttcctgactatggacattggatgtcattgataacgggatcacatcattaggagaatgatgtgatggacaagacccaatcctaagcatagcataaaagatcgtgtagtttcgtttgctagagcttttccaaatgtcaagtatcttttccttagaccatgagatcgtgcgactcccggataccgtaggagtgctttgggtgtgccaaacgtcacaacgtaactgggtgactataaaggtgcactacgggtatctccgaaagtgtctgttgggttggcacggatcgagactgggatttgtcactccgtgtgacggagaggtatctctgggcccactcggtaatgcatcatcataatgagctcaatgtgactaaggcgttagtcacgggatcatgcattgcggtacgagtaaagagacttgccggtaacgagattgaacaaggtattgggataccgacgatcgaatctcgggcaagtaacataccgattgacaaagggaattgcatacggattgattgaatcctcgacaccgtggttcatccgatgagatcatcgtggaacatgtgggagccaatatgggtatccagatcccgctgttggttattgaccggagaggcgtctcggtcatgtctgcatgtctcccgaacccgtagggtctacacacttaaggttcggtgacgctagggttgtagagatatatgtatgcggaaacccgaaagttgttcggagtcccggatgagatcccggacatcacgagaggttccggaatggtccgaaggtgaagaattatatataggaagtcaagtttcggccaccgggaa is drawn from Aegilops tauschii subsp. strangulata cultivar AL8/78 chromosome 1, Aet v6.0, whole genome shotgun sequence and contains these coding sequences:
- the LOC109783431 gene encoding uncharacterized protein; its protein translation is MDQSPPGSHNLSSSGHQKSVQGIQIGPPQSPVSRSSGTMPGSHPLQAESGAYFQHPRRHSCLEPHRRRDHAPGRNFAADFADRGLPLNILLLLTLVWPRSSTKTTQPCVYAGDGDFREEEGCSQEDGRKKQADSIRSSRCWPFMFLREHRDKEVGRSIVLAHWS